The following proteins are encoded in a genomic region of Arachis ipaensis cultivar K30076 chromosome B02, Araip1.1, whole genome shotgun sequence:
- the LOC107627241 gene encoding uncharacterized protein LOC107627241 → MSQLAESIVTVAERQLQADKKIDSIQEEARSNIRNQGAAISKLEAQLGSLSKQIPMPTHTFPSDTMANPRGECKAITLRSGKVVEEASSNHNLHEKEVANEPETKKEEKIVDPVPPKQVLKPYVPKLPYPQRLRKDGKDSQFSRFLEIFKKLQINIPFTEALEQMSLYAKFLKELMTRKKNWGKKETVVLTEKCSAIIQKKLLQKMKDRGSFQIPCIIGDISIENVLCDLGASINLMSLAMMKRMRIEEAKPTRMALQLADRTFKFSHGVVEDLLVKVREFIFPVDFVVLDLEVESNALIILGRSFLATVGAIIDV, encoded by the coding sequence ATGTCACAATTGGCAGAGAGTATTGTCACTGTTGCAGAGAGACAATTGCAAGCTGACAAAAAGATAGACTCAATCCAAGAGGAGGCTAGATCCAACATAAGGAACCAAGGGGCGGCAATTTCAAAATTGGAAGCACAACTAGGGAGCTTGTCCAAACAGATACCAATGCCCACACATACATTTCCaagtgataccatggccaacccaagaggggaatgcaaggctatcacacTGAGAAGTGGGAAGGTAGTGGAAGAGGCATCCTCAAACCACAACTTGCATGAAAAAGAAGTTGCAAACGAACCAGAAaccaagaaggaagaaaagaTAGTTGATCCAGTTCCACCAAAGCAAGTCTTGAAGCCCTATGTACCAAAACTACCCTACCCACAAAGGCTAAGAAAAGATGGGAAGGACAgccagttttctaggtttttggaGATCTTTAAGAAGCTTCAAATTAACATACCTTTTActgaggcattagagcaaatgtcactctatgctaagtttctaaaagagcTCATGACAAGGAAAAAAAATTGGGGAAAAAAGGAAACTGTGGTGCTCACAGAaaaatgtagtgccatcatacaaaagaagcttctCCAAAAGATGAAAGATCGTGGGAGCtttcaaatcccctgcatcataggggatataAGCATTGAGAATGTACTATGTGATCTAGGGGCTAGCATCAATCTTATGTCCTTAGCCATGATGAAAAGAATGAGAATTGAAgaggccaaaccaacaagaatggctcTTCAATTAGCTGACAGAACATTCAAATTTTCtcatggggtggtggaagacttgtTGGTGAAAGTGAGGGAATTCATATTCCCAGTAGACTTTGTTGTGCTTGATTTGGAGGTAGAGTCTAATGCATTAATTATACTAGGAAGATCATTCCTAGCTACTGTTGGGGCCATAATTGATGTATAA